A window from Dermacentor albipictus isolate Rhodes 1998 colony chromosome 10, USDA_Dalb.pri_finalv2, whole genome shotgun sequence encodes these proteins:
- the LOC139050751 gene encoding uncharacterized protein — protein MDSQDQRYTLCGFTEALDWRPLHFAERIPAHRICSACGVLPRETVFLPCRDVLCRSCYEQCQVTDGYACPLDGDHFLPEEAEWRDFPLENLLRRKVKCWNEERGCDMVLAASELTKHFCNDCDHHSMLCPKCSMLVLRSNVAGHLQSKCRDYAMPQTSWAIEKLDNAQKAMMAALNTSLDVRVVEMRYRLDALISDHTAQCDRLNEISRCMNTVKEALLQRSSESSTLDRIAIQSTVTITSVREVEETLLDHSEETRFLTATITDSIKELNDCSEHTWRTVNHLDESNAESRSHADELITWLTGNSALIKRTCEGVDLLKETFGSVLDDAASAICRKCARMVAGISEVKDTEIEGGPSAWNKKREMAFNTINIRRYEFIARKFKEMKESAYLEGIHSYWSEKMYISGYHLSPGVCFRKDGGQVLLHAAFRVHKGVIDEFLQWPFNQSIQLTIEHPSGNKPCRKVANASDNLMHVGRPDESSNKECYSALCFFPSDYLEHHGYVTNDELHIVWELVPNDVAK, from the exons ATGGATTCTCAAGACCAGCGGTACACGCTGTGCGGTTTTACCGAGGCATTAGACTGGAGACCTTTGCATTTCGCCGAGCGTATTCCTGCGCACAGAATATGTAGCGCGTGTGGTGTGCTCCCCAGAGAGACCGTTTTTCTGCCCTGTCGAGACGTGCTGTGCAGAAGCTGCTACGAGCAGTGCCAAGTCACCGATGGATACGCCTGCCCACTGGACGGTGACCACTTCCTGCCAGAAGAGGCTGAGTGGAGAGACTTTCCTTTGGAGAACCTGCTCAGGCGGAAG gtAAAATGCTGGAATGAAGAACGTGGCTGCGACATGGTTTTAGCGGCGTCAGAACTTACCAAGCATTTTTGCAATGACTGTGACCACCACTCTATGTTGTGCCCTAAATGTTCAATGCTCGTGCTCCGTAGTAATGTGGCCGGGCATTTACAGAGCAAATGCCGAGACTATGCAATGCCTCAGACTTCCTGGGCTATAGAGAAGTTAGACAATGCCCAAAAAGCAATGATGGCGGCTCTGAATACAAGCTTAGACGTGCGAGTAGTTGAAATGAGATACAGGCTAGACGCACTCATTAGTGATCATACTGCTCAATGTGATCGCCTAAATGAGATTTCACGTTGCATGAACACGGTCAAAGAAGCACTGCTACAAAGGTCAAGCGAAAGTAGTACACTGGATCGCATTGCCATacaatctacagtcactataACGTCAGTCAGAGAAGTCGAGGAAACATTGTTGGACCACAGCGAAGAGACGCGTTTTCTTACAGCAACCATAACCGATTCAATAAAAGAGCTGAATGATTGTTCAGAACACACGTGGCGAACTGTCAACCACCTGGACGAAAGCAATGCGGAAAGCAGATCTCATGCGGATGAGTTGATAACATGGTTGACTGGGAATAGCGCTTTAATCAAGAGAACTTGTGAAGGTGTTGATTTGCTGAAGGAAACCTTCGGGTCAGTGTTGGACGATGCagcaagtgcaatctgcagaaagtGCGCAAGAATGGTTGCTGGCATTAGTGAAGTGAAAGACACTGAGATAGAAGGAGGGCCGAGCGCATGGAATAAAAAAAGGGAAATGGCCTTCAACACGATCAACATTAGGCGATATGAGTTTATTGCTAGGAAAttcaaagaaatgaaagaaagcgcCTATTTAGAAGGCATTCATTCTTACTGGAGCGAAAAGATGTACATCTCTGGCTATCACCTGTCGCCAGGAGTGTGCTTTAGAAAAGACGGAGGTCAAGTGTTACTGCATGCTGCTTTTCGGGTGCACAAGGGTGTGATCGACGAATTTCTTCAATGGCCTTTCAATCAGAGCATTCAGCTGACCATCGAACATCCATCCGGAAACAAACCGTGCCGGAAGGTGGCTAATGCTTCCGATAATCTTATGCACGTTGGAAGACCCGACGAATCATCTAACAAAGAGTGTTATTCCGCACTCTGCTTTTTTCCCTCAGATTATCTGGAACATCACGGATACGTCACGAACGACGAACTTCATATAGTGTGGGAACTTGTTCCCAATGACGTCGCAAAGTAA